The following coding sequences lie in one Synechococcus sp. PCC 7336 genomic window:
- a CDS encoding Calvin cycle protein CP12 → MTTTLQDRIQTATEEARAICEELGSDSPKCRAAWDAVEELTAEASHQKATPKKSPLEVYCDENPDASECLIYDD, encoded by the coding sequence ATGACCACTACTCTGCAAGATCGAATCCAAACTGCGACTGAAGAGGCTCGTGCCATTTGCGAAGAGCTGGGCTCCGACTCTCCCAAGTGTCGTGCTGCTTGGGATGCGGTGGAAGAGCTGACGGCTGAAGCGAGCCATCAGAAGGCGACCCCAAAGAAATCGCCCTTGGAAGTGTATTGCGACGAAAATCCCGATGCAAGCGAGTGCCTGATTTACGACGACTAA